The region GCTGGCTTACAACGTGCGACCGCAGGCCATGCAGCGCCTGGGCCTGGACTACGAGACGCTGGCGCAGATCAATCCGCGGCTGCTCTATGTCGGCATGTTCGGTTTTTCGCAGCGCGGCCGCTATGCCGCCCACGCGGCGTTCGATGACCTGATCCAGGCCGCGACCGGCCTGCCGCAGGCAGTCGCCCTCGGAACCGGCGACATGCCCCGCTATCTCCCGCTGACCATCGCGGATCGCTCCGTGGGGCTCTATGCCTTCGGCGTGATCTGCGCCGCCCTCTATGCGCGCGAGCGTACCGGGCGCGGGCAGCGCGTCGACGTGCCGATGTTCGAAACGATGGTGCCCTACGTGATGGGCGACCATCTCTATGGCGAAACCTTCGTGCCGGCCAGGGGCGGATTCGGCTATCCGCGGCTGCTGTCACCCGAGCGCCGGCCTTACCGGACGCTGGACGGCCATGTCTGCTGCCTGATCTACCACGACCACCACTGGCGTGCCTTCCTGAAGGTCATCGGCAAGCCCGGGCTGTACGACAGCGACCCCCGCTTCGCCGACATCACCACCCGCACGGCCCACATTACCGAGCTCTATGGCATGGTCAGCGACGAACTGGCCAAACGATCCACGCAGGAATGGCAGGAACTGCTGAAGGAGGCGGATATCCCGGTATTTCCCATGCATACCTTCGCATCGCTGCTCGATGATCCGCACTTGCAGGACATTGGCTTCTTCCATGAGGACGATCATCCGGCGGTGGGCCGCATCCGCGCCATGGCCGTGCCCAGCGAATGGCACGGCACGCCGCCGGCGCAGCGCCGCCATGCGCCGTCCCTCGGCGAGCATAGCCGCGAGGTGCTGCGCGAAGCCGGCTACAGCGAAGCCGAGATCGACGGCCTGATGGCGTGCGGCGCCTCACGGCAAGCGCCGCCGGTATCGACGCCATCCGGAGCGAACCATGCATGAAGAACTCCTGAGCGAAGTCCGCGGGGAAGTACTCTGGCTGACGATCAACCGGCCCGAGCGCCGCAACGCCATCAATCCCGCGGTACTGGACGGGCTGCACGCGGGAATCGAGCGTGCCAATGATGACGACGGCATCCGCGCCGTGGTCATCACCGGCGCGGGCGAGCAGGCCTTTTGCGCGGGCGCCGACCTGCAGAGTGGCAAGTCCTTTGCGTTCGACTACGCGCAGCCGGGCCAGCGGCTTGCCGACCTGCTGCGCCGCGCGCGGCGCTCCAATGTGCCCCTGGTCGCGCGTGTCAATGGGGCGTGCATGGCTGGCGGCATGGGTCTGATGGCCATGTGCGACATGGCGGTCGCCAGCGATCGGGCCGTGTTCGGCCTGCCTGAAGTCAAGGTGGGCGTGTTCCCGGCGCAGGTGCTGAGCGTGCTGCAACACCTGGTGCCGAGGCGCGTGCTCAATGAGCTCTGCCTGTGTGGCGAGCCGCTGTCCGCGCAGGAAGCGCTGGCGGCCGGACTGGTCAACCATGTCAGCGCGGACCTCGACGGCAAGCTCGACTGGCTGCTGGGCCGGCTGCTGGACAAGTCGCCCGCGGCGATCCGGCGCGGCCTATATACGCTCAAGCACATCGACGCCATGCCGTTCGAGCAGTCGATGGCATTCACCGAGAGCCAGATCGGGCTGTTCGCCATGACCGAGGACGCGCGCGAGGGCCAGCTCGCCTTCCGCGAAAAGCGCAAGCCCAACTGGACTGGCAAGTAGGCAAGGAGAATGAACCATGCATGACAAGACCGTGCGCATCGGCGGCGCTTCCGGCTTCTGGGGCGACAGCAGCGTGGGCGCGCCGCAACTGGTGCGCCATGGCGAGATCGACTACCTGGTGTTCGACTACCTGGCCGAGCTGACCATGTCGGTGCTGGCCGCGGCGCGGCTGCGCAAGCCGGAGCTTGGCTATGCCACCGACTTCGTCACGGTGACGATGAAGAGCCTGCTGCGCGAGATCGTCGCGCGCAAGATCCGGGTCGTCAGCAACGCCGGCGGCATCAATCCGCAAGGCTGCGCG is a window of Cupriavidus taiwanensis LMG 19424 DNA encoding:
- a CDS encoding CaiB/BaiF CoA transferase family protein, whose protein sequence is METSTGALAGVRVVDITAVFMGPSATQMLGDLGADVIKVEPPAGDSTRGIGPCGEDKMGPLFLGLNRNKRSIVLDLKSPQGRAALLRLVEDADVLAYNVRPQAMQRLGLDYETLAQINPRLLYVGMFGFSQRGRYAAHAAFDDLIQAATGLPQAVALGTGDMPRYLPLTIADRSVGLYAFGVICAALYARERTGRGQRVDVPMFETMVPYVMGDHLYGETFVPARGGFGYPRLLSPERRPYRTLDGHVCCLIYHDHHWRAFLKVIGKPGLYDSDPRFADITTRTAHITELYGMVSDELAKRSTQEWQELLKEADIPVFPMHTFASLLDDPHLQDIGFFHEDDHPAVGRIRAMAVPSEWHGTPPAQRRHAPSLGEHSREVLREAGYSEAEIDGLMACGASRQAPPVSTPSGANHA
- a CDS encoding enoyl-CoA hydratase/isomerase family protein; protein product: MHEELLSEVRGEVLWLTINRPERRNAINPAVLDGLHAGIERANDDDGIRAVVITGAGEQAFCAGADLQSGKSFAFDYAQPGQRLADLLRRARRSNVPLVARVNGACMAGGMGLMAMCDMAVASDRAVFGLPEVKVGVFPAQVLSVLQHLVPRRVLNELCLCGEPLSAQEALAAGLVNHVSADLDGKLDWLLGRLLDKSPAAIRRGLYTLKHIDAMPFEQSMAFTESQIGLFAMTEDAREGQLAFREKRKPNWTGK